The following are encoded together in the Parabacteroides chongii genome:
- a CDS encoding helix-turn-helix domain-containing protein, whose translation MAKNTMGTKLPRKLEQKMQIVGEQIKLARLRRNLSVAQVAERATCSPLTVARIEKGAPTVAIGIYLRVLYALQLDDDILWLAKEDKLGKALQDLSLKTRERASKKE comes from the coding sequence ATGGCAAAGAATACAATGGGTACTAAATTGCCCCGAAAATTAGAGCAAAAAATGCAAATAGTGGGTGAGCAGATTAAATTGGCTCGCCTACGAAGGAATCTGAGTGTGGCTCAGGTGGCGGAACGTGCTACTTGTTCTCCGTTGACTGTAGCTAGAATAGAGAAAGGCGCACCGACTGTAGCGATTGGTATATATTTGCGTGTGCTGTATGCCTTACAGCTTGACGATGATATTTTGTGGCTGGCGAAAGAAGATAAATTGGGGAAAGCATTGCAGGATTTGAGTTTGAAGACAAGGGAACGTGCGTCAAAAAAGGAGTAG
- a CDS encoding LlaJI family restriction endonuclease, with translation MRILIEGYHYQASDVKDALKGLDFLENVSHEVVVNYVGYLYNPHIKDCVFFLPKVLIDRNGMVFSHLAPATIIHVEKAEELTEEERKFIYEFAVWIYRSLCVFNKYNPKNDIVYHKQMAQAGISHRHMTNTYLEVLLALVEFNRKNQSFFMTVLKNIHSGHNKINWTRTIAHSTTIVQNNVPFYLNPVNKKRQINFDEELLVIFFSILRYINDKYGFPVSINVGFDLITGAKFNNYLNGFGKVRLRQIKYKYFSDKSLELWGLCYAFFDKSHNISVASELQEYLIAQNYNIVFEAMIDELVGDKKEMLPRGLKDQEDGKRVDHIYADVGLTNTNDKTIYYIGDSKYYKLGNSISDESVYKQYTYARNVIQWNMNLFLDNKEEEKCYRSRLTEGYNIVPNFFISARMDNELSYAQDIYTTENEQKSFISRHFENRLFDRDTLLISHYDVNFLYVVSLYAQDCDSSKNLWKQKVRKRFREEIQEMLKTRFEFYAMTARQGVNGEEYIKVNFQMVLGKLYQPYHRDDYFSLALDKDLKYKNENETLLTELRQYFFVEKVAIGDDPDTILTEVGQRSKPSLSLSGKCGVLMVMMENYNIKSLNFMPTGKIAIGIKYTKESMEIIEHLSELGYLLFHHRNDTDQHLFSIGGTCSVVSADEIEQNVYKNVNTSEMYILVNFITEYEIDSNSLCSTKKGYTSKTRYDAQYSTLHDLINNVFNQ, from the coding sequence ATGAGAATTTTGATTGAAGGCTACCATTACCAAGCTTCGGATGTAAAAGATGCATTAAAGGGACTCGATTTCTTGGAAAATGTCAGCCATGAAGTCGTGGTAAATTATGTAGGCTATCTATATAACCCGCATATAAAGGATTGCGTCTTCTTTTTGCCGAAGGTACTTATTGATAGGAATGGGATGGTATTTTCTCATCTAGCCCCAGCTACAATCATTCATGTGGAAAAGGCAGAAGAACTAACAGAAGAGGAAAGAAAATTTATCTATGAGTTTGCAGTGTGGATATATCGCTCATTGTGTGTGTTTAATAAATACAACCCCAAGAACGATATAGTATACCATAAACAGATGGCACAGGCTGGTATAAGCCACCGTCATATGACTAATACCTATTTAGAGGTGCTATTAGCATTGGTTGAGTTTAACCGAAAGAATCAAAGCTTCTTTATGACTGTTTTGAAAAATATTCATTCAGGTCATAATAAAATAAATTGGACACGTACAATTGCTCATAGCACGACTATTGTACAAAATAATGTTCCTTTCTATTTGAATCCTGTAAATAAGAAACGACAAATAAATTTTGATGAAGAATTATTGGTTATCTTTTTCTCTATTCTTCGTTATATCAATGACAAATATGGTTTTCCTGTATCCATAAACGTAGGATTTGATTTGATAACGGGAGCAAAGTTTAATAATTATCTAAATGGTTTTGGTAAGGTTCGGCTCCGTCAAATTAAATATAAATATTTCTCTGATAAGTCTTTAGAGTTGTGGGGGCTATGTTATGCATTTTTCGATAAGTCACATAATATCTCTGTTGCCAGTGAGCTACAAGAGTATTTAATAGCTCAAAACTACAACATTGTGTTTGAGGCGATGATTGATGAATTGGTGGGTGATAAAAAGGAGATGCTTCCAAGAGGCCTTAAAGATCAAGAAGATGGAAAACGGGTAGACCATATCTATGCGGACGTTGGACTTACCAATACGAACGATAAAACCATATACTACATTGGCGATAGCAAGTATTATAAGCTTGGAAATTCCATTTCAGATGAGTCTGTCTACAAGCAATACACCTATGCACGAAATGTGATACAGTGGAATATGAATCTATTCCTAGATAATAAAGAAGAGGAAAAATGTTATCGCAGCCGGCTAACCGAGGGATATAACATTGTGCCCAACTTTTTTATCAGTGCAAGGATGGATAATGAACTTTCGTATGCCCAGGACATTTATACGACAGAGAATGAGCAGAAGTCGTTTATTTCACGTCACTTTGAAAACCGGTTGTTTGATCGTGATACTTTGCTTATCAGCCACTACGACGTAAATTTCTTATATGTTGTTTCGCTCTATGCACAAGACTGTGATAGTTCTAAGAACCTGTGGAAACAAAAGGTTCGTAAGAGGTTCCGAGAAGAAATTCAAGAAATGCTAAAAACACGTTTTGAGTTTTATGCGATGACAGCACGCCAAGGAGTAAATGGAGAAGAGTACATCAAAGTCAACTTCCAAATGGTATTAGGCAAACTTTATCAACCATACCACAGGGATGACTATTTTTCTTTGGCGCTAGATAAAGATTTAAAATATAAAAACGAAAATGAGACGTTGTTAACTGAGTTAAGGCAATATTTCTTTGTGGAAAAAGTAGCGATTGGAGATGATCCCGATACTATACTTACAGAAGTAGGCCAACGATCAAAACCATCATTATCGCTTTCGGGTAAATGTGGCGTTTTGATGGTTATGATGGAAAATTATAATATAAAGAGTTTAAATTTCATGCCTACTGGAAAAATAGCCATTGGAATAAAATATACAAAGGAGTCAATGGAGATAATAGAACATTTGAGTGAGTTGGGATATCTTCTCTTCCATCATAGGAATGATACTGACCAGCACTTGTTTTCTATAGGGGGTACTTGTTCTGTTGTATCAGCTGACGAAATAGAACAAAATGTGTATAAAAATGTAAACACATCCGAGATGTATATTCTCGTGAATTTCATAACTGAATATGAAATTGATAGTAATAGTCTTTGTTCTACCAAAAAAGGTTACACTTCAAAAACAAGATACGATGCTCAATATTCAACTTTGCATGATTTAATTAATAATGTTTTTAATCAATGA
- a CDS encoding DNA cytosine methyltransferase, giving the protein MTNKYANIQNTQDNIDNDYTWLNHAFEFPERTIRIGTSFSGIGAIEHAFQRLGLNSQIQFAGDIDSDCKKAYMANYKLLEERWHDDIHDFDAKPFKDKVDLFVGGAPCQAFSIRGKRGGFEDTRGTLFSEFARIVIECRPKVFIFENVKGMLNHDNGRTWKTIRKTFEEDCGYQIYYQVLNSKEYGIPQSRDRIFCIGFKTECDFKYPKPIPLTKSMYDFLESCVDTKYFLKQKGAFFVTRTINHIKSYTQVNGDIALCQKRNQQFNWHGDFIYHPIGKSEKIDATDNHVFHTSDFEEQYYLTDNVKKYALTKDCEGGYNMSESNEIIPHLGRYRKLSPRECLNLMGFDDSFKIVVSDTACYKQAGNSIVVNVLMAILRQLDITKYGVSII; this is encoded by the coding sequence ATGACTAATAAATACGCGAATATACAAAACACCCAAGATAATATTGATAATGATTATACTTGGTTAAATCATGCATTTGAATTTCCTGAACGAACTATTCGTATCGGAACTTCATTTAGTGGCATTGGTGCTATTGAGCATGCTTTTCAAAGATTAGGATTGAATTCTCAAATTCAATTTGCAGGAGATATTGATTCTGATTGTAAGAAAGCATACATGGCAAACTACAAACTACTAGAGGAACGTTGGCATGATGACATTCATGATTTTGATGCAAAGCCATTTAAAGATAAAGTAGATTTATTTGTTGGTGGCGCTCCATGTCAAGCATTCTCAATCAGAGGTAAAAGAGGTGGATTTGAAGATACTAGAGGTACTTTATTCAGTGAATTTGCTAGAATTGTGATTGAATGTCGACCGAAAGTTTTCATTTTTGAGAACGTCAAGGGTATGTTGAATCATGACAACGGTAGAACATGGAAAACTATTAGAAAAACATTTGAGGAAGATTGTGGCTATCAGATCTATTATCAAGTTCTGAATAGTAAAGAATACGGTATTCCGCAAAGTAGAGATAGAATTTTTTGTATAGGCTTTAAAACGGAATGTGATTTTAAATACCCTAAGCCTATCCCATTGACAAAAAGCATGTATGATTTTTTGGAATCATGCGTTGATACAAAATATTTCCTTAAGCAAAAAGGAGCATTCTTTGTAACAAGGACGATAAATCATATTAAAAGTTACACTCAAGTTAATGGTGATATAGCATTATGTCAGAAACGAAATCAGCAATTTAATTGGCATGGAGATTTCATATATCATCCAATAGGAAAATCGGAAAAGATTGATGCGACTGATAATCATGTATTCCATACTTCTGACTTTGAAGAACAATACTATCTGACGGATAATGTAAAAAAATACGCACTTACAAAAGATTGTGAGGGGGGATATAACATGAGTGAAAGTAATGAAATCATTCCTCATTTAGGTAGATATAGAAAATTATCTCCACGCGAATGTTTAAATTTAATGGGATTTGATGATTCTTTTAAAATAGTTGTGTCAGATACGGCTTGTTACAAACAAGCGGGCAATAGCATTGTAGTGAATGTTTTAATGGCTATTTTGAGACAATTAGATATAACAAAATATGGTGTTTCAATAATTTAA
- a CDS encoding DNA cytosine methyltransferase translates to MRKKDSRMNIQNTIDNIDWNGPNWLDKIFEYPNRIIRIGTTFSGIGAIEHAFQRLNLNTDLLFAGDIEPNCKKAYFANYDLREDAWHTDIHNFDATPYNGIIDLFVGGAPCQAFSMVGFRRGFEDTRGTLFREFARVVKECCPKIFIFENVQGILTHDNGRTWEVIKNTFEEYCGYDIHYQLLNSKNYGIPQHRERLFCIGFREKTDFKFPAPIELKYRMYDFLEDWSDSCFYNVQSKCKELGEHDFNRFIFPVSEVEDKYYLSEKVAKYVLAGGTKNFKTSTKTDLDVARPLLHSMHKMHRAGVDNYVTFNKNKGINGIRKLTPRECHRLMGFRDTFNIVTSNTAAYMEAGNSIVVDVLISILKQLDITKYGVDND, encoded by the coding sequence ATGAGAAAGAAAGATAGTAGAATGAATATTCAAAACACAATAGATAACATTGATTGGAATGGTCCAAATTGGTTGGATAAGATATTTGAATACCCCAACCGTATAATACGTATTGGAACCACCTTTAGTGGCATTGGTGCGATAGAACATGCATTTCAAAGGCTTAATTTAAATACAGATCTTTTATTTGCTGGAGACATTGAGCCAAATTGTAAAAAAGCATATTTTGCTAATTATGATTTAAGGGAGGACGCTTGGCATACGGATATACACAATTTTGATGCAACACCATATAACGGAATAATAGACTTATTTGTCGGTGGTGCACCTTGTCAGGCATTTTCAATGGTAGGTTTTAGAAGAGGGTTTGAGGATACACGAGGAACTCTATTTAGAGAATTTGCACGTGTTGTTAAAGAATGCTGTCCTAAAATTTTTATTTTTGAAAATGTTCAAGGTATTCTAACTCATGATAATGGGAGAACATGGGAAGTTATAAAAAATACATTTGAAGAATATTGTGGTTATGATATTCATTACCAATTATTAAATAGTAAAAATTACGGTATTCCGCAACATAGAGAACGTTTGTTTTGTATAGGATTTAGAGAAAAAACAGACTTTAAGTTTCCTGCACCAATTGAGTTGAAATATCGCATGTATGATTTTCTAGAAGATTGGTCGGACTCTTGTTTCTATAATGTACAAAGTAAATGTAAAGAATTAGGGGAACATGATTTTAATCGTTTTATTTTCCCTGTTAGCGAAGTCGAAGATAAATATTATTTATCTGAAAAAGTTGCCAAATATGTTTTAGCAGGTGGAACTAAGAATTTTAAGACTTCAACAAAAACAGATTTAGATGTAGCAAGACCTCTTTTGCATTCTATGCATAAAATGCACAGAGCAGGAGTTGATAATTATGTCACTTTTAATAAAAATAAGGGTATAAACGGAATTCGAAAATTGACACCTAGAGAATGTCATAGACTAATGGGATTTCGTGATACATTTAACATTGTCACTAGTAACACAGCCGCATATATGGAGGCTGGAAATAGTATCGTTGTGGACGTATTAATTTCTATACTAAAGCAATTGGATATTACTAAATATGGAGTAGATAATGACTAA
- a CDS encoding helix-turn-helix domain-containing protein: MKLNRIKVVLVEKEMSQTLLAEKIGKSFSTVNGYCCNRVQPSLDTLQRISEVLGVNMKELITDEKER, from the coding sequence ATGAAACTGAATAGAATTAAGGTCGTTTTGGTTGAGAAAGAAATGTCTCAAACACTATTAGCTGAAAAAATAGGAAAAAGCTTTAGCACTGTTAATGGCTATTGTTGTAACCGTGTTCAACCTAGCCTTGACACGCTACAACGCATCAGTGAAGTGCTTGGAGTAAACATGAAGGAGCTGATAACTGATGAGAAAGAAAGATAG
- a CDS encoding DUF4373 domain-containing protein: MQNNKEGFYCRWDKDICLLFCRKAGIEVDIQFMDTLLQSLLERNFFDTNLFHKFGILTSRSIQIRFFEVTVRRRKIEVPNADFLLVNVLDYKNVYILSQNADMDADSTSKNTDIPKQSKGKYSRGK, encoded by the coding sequence TTGCAGAATAACAAGGAAGGATTTTATTGTCGTTGGGATAAAGATATCTGTCTGCTCTTTTGCCGGAAAGCCGGAATAGAGGTCGATATTCAGTTTATGGATACTCTGCTTCAATCTCTTCTAGAAAGAAATTTCTTTGACACAAATTTGTTTCATAAATTTGGTATATTGACTTCCCGCAGCATCCAAATTCGTTTCTTTGAAGTGACAGTCCGCCGCCGAAAAATAGAAGTCCCCAATGCTGATTTTTTGTTGGTAAATGTGCTCGATTATAAAAATGTATACATTTTATCTCAAAATGCAGACATGGATGCAGACTCAACCTCTAAAAATACTGACATCCCGAAACAAAGTAAAGGAAAGTATAGTAGAGGAAAATAA
- a CDS encoding very short patch repair endonuclease, with amino-acid sequence MDTLSKEQRHKNMAAVHSTNTKPEIIVRKYLFSRGFRYRLNHPRLPGHPDIVLRKYRTCIFINGCFWHGHEGCKYFVIPKSNTEFWTKKINRNIERDKKVRKELIKMGWYCITIWECELKPKIREQTLTSLLFTLNHIFLKDHTVSYPINEDEESSMVAEKDITFYETKNKNTFNSNKK; translated from the coding sequence ATGGATACCCTTTCGAAAGAACAACGACACAAAAACATGGCTGCCGTACATTCTACCAATACTAAGCCGGAAATAATAGTAAGAAAGTATCTGTTTTCCCGTGGATTCAGATACCGTTTGAATCACCCTAGGTTACCAGGGCACCCCGACATCGTTCTACGCAAGTACCGCACCTGTATCTTTATAAACGGTTGTTTTTGGCACGGCCACGAAGGTTGTAAATATTTTGTTATCCCAAAATCGAATACAGAATTCTGGACCAAGAAAATCAACCGTAATATTGAGCGGGATAAAAAAGTACGGAAAGAACTTATCAAAATGGGATGGTATTGTATTACCATATGGGAATGCGAGCTAAAACCCAAAATACGCGAACAGACTCTTACCTCATTACTGTTCACTCTTAATCATATCTTTCTAAAAGATCACACAGTGAGCTATCCTATTAATGAAGATGAAGAATCGTCTATGGTGGCAGAAAAGGATATAACATTTTATGAAACAAAGAATAAGAATACGTTTAATTCAAATAAAAAATAG
- a CDS encoding efflux transporter outer membrane subunit, with amino-acid sequence MKKIILLSAVTVLLSSCGIYSKYKPETAVPDNLYGEGIETADTAGIGDRDWHELFSDPKLQALIEQGLQNNTDYQSAQLRVKEAEAALMSARLAFLPSFALSPQGTVSSFDTRKATQTYSLPVTASWELDIFGRMHNAKLQAKAVYAQSEDYRQAVRTQLVAGIANSYYTLLMLDEQLAITRETEEAWRETVSSTRALMNAGMADEAAVSQMEAAYYQVQASALDLKEQINQVENSLALLLAETPRYFERGTLDEQQFPEDLSVGVPVQMLSNRPDVRSAERSLEAAFYGTNQARASFYPSVVLSGSAGWTNSAGAMIVNPGKFLASAVGSLTQPLFNRGQVIAQYRIAQAQQEEASLAFQQTLLNAGSEVNDALVAYQTSREKTILFDKQIVSLEKALKSTSLLMEHGTSTYLEVLTARQSLLSAQLSQTANRFSEIQSVVNLYHALGGGREK; translated from the coding sequence ATGAAGAAGATAATTCTGTTATCCGCAGTTACTGTTCTGTTGAGCAGTTGTGGTATATACAGTAAATATAAACCGGAAACGGCCGTACCCGACAATTTGTACGGAGAAGGGATAGAGACGGCCGACACAGCCGGAATAGGTGACAGAGACTGGCATGAGCTTTTCTCCGATCCGAAGTTGCAGGCCCTTATCGAACAGGGACTGCAGAACAATACTGACTATCAGTCGGCACAGCTCCGTGTGAAGGAGGCCGAAGCGGCTTTGATGTCCGCCCGTCTGGCATTCCTGCCTTCGTTTGCCTTGTCTCCGCAAGGTACCGTGAGCAGTTTTGATACCCGCAAGGCAACACAGACTTATTCGCTGCCTGTCACTGCCAGTTGGGAACTCGATATATTCGGGCGTATGCACAACGCTAAACTGCAGGCAAAAGCGGTTTACGCACAAAGCGAGGATTACCGGCAGGCCGTGCGGACCCAGCTGGTAGCCGGAATCGCCAATTCCTATTATACGCTGTTGATGCTGGACGAACAGCTTGCCATCACGCGTGAGACGGAGGAGGCATGGCGTGAAACGGTTTCTTCTACCCGTGCCCTGATGAATGCGGGCATGGCTGATGAGGCGGCCGTATCACAGATGGAAGCTGCTTATTATCAGGTACAGGCATCCGCCCTCGATCTGAAAGAGCAGATCAATCAGGTGGAGAACAGTCTGGCTTTGCTGCTGGCCGAGACGCCCCGTTATTTTGAACGGGGCACATTGGATGAGCAACAGTTTCCGGAGGACTTGTCGGTAGGTGTTCCTGTTCAGATGTTATCCAACCGTCCTGACGTCCGTTCGGCAGAGCGTTCACTGGAAGCAGCGTTCTATGGAACCAATCAGGCCCGTGCCTCTTTTTATCCTTCCGTAGTGCTGAGCGGGAGTGCGGGTTGGACCAACTCGGCCGGGGCGATGATTGTCAATCCGGGTAAGTTCCTGGCTTCGGCAGTCGGCTCGTTGACACAGCCTTTGTTCAACCGTGGACAGGTCATTGCCCAATACCGCATCGCGCAGGCACAACAGGAAGAAGCCAGCCTGGCTTTTCAGCAGACTTTACTGAATGCCGGAAGCGAAGTGAACGATGCGTTGGTTGCTTATCAGACAAGCCGGGAGAAAACGATCTTGTTCGACAAGCAGATCGTTTCGCTGGAAAAGGCCTTGAAAAGCACCTCTCTGCTGATGGAGCACGGTACTTCTACTTATCTGGAAGTCCTGACCGCCCGCCAATCTTTACTGAGTGCGCAACTGTCGCAAACGGCTAACCGTTTTTCTGAGATACAGAGTGTGGTAAACCTTTATCATGCACTGGGTGGCGGAAGAGAAAAGTAA